A genomic segment from Aegilops tauschii subsp. strangulata cultivar AL8/78 chromosome 1, Aet v6.0, whole genome shotgun sequence encodes:
- the LOC109768435 gene encoding uncharacterized protein, with protein sequence MTMAAGRDQRVEGVRQYNRSKVPRLRWTPDLHRCFVHAIHTLGGQYRATPKRVLQLMGVAGLTISHVKSHLQMYRNMRGNDLDMMQGIQQMDQEHTFAGGGMEVWTDMQQVHHHSEYCDGPCCRCHSPKHTKGSLLHHPQLKRPSEMETAHEAGASPQENLVRGQGICERDVTSGTYGLAAAGQAYYYHSHCMQTTTTTHEQGHHLPPRSRTWQRTPAAGGGGEQSARPGCTPAPRERERDLAAPRRGRGGDLAPYCEERSGELVHGHHGVAPASHGRPRGAAAERADGEPSLSLTLELDSGRLGGSGVGQCRTDVSEQGSFLTSSSASLGGSCSGLRRGGVSLDLSLSLYN encoded by the exons ATGACAATGGCGGCCGGAAGGGATCAGAGGGTCGAAGGGGTGAGGCAGTACAACAGGTCCAAGGTGCCCCGCCTGAGATGGACGCCCGATCTCCACCGCTGCTTCGTCCACGCCATACACACTCTTGGAGGCCAGTACA GGGCTACACCTAAGAGGGTTTTGCAGCTGATGGGGGTGGCAGGGCTCACCATATCTCATGTCAAGAGCCATCTACAG ATGTACAGGAACATGAGGGGTAATGATCTTGACATGATGCAAG GCATTCAGCAAATGGATCAGGAGCACACATTCGCAGGAGGAGGCATGGAAGTTTGGACAGATATGCAGCAGGTTCATCATCATAGTGAGTACTGCGACGGACCCTGTTGCCGGTGCCACTCTCCAAAGCATACAAAGGGGTCACTGCTCCACCACCCCCAACTGAAAAG GCCATCCGAGATGGAGACCGCACACGAGGCCGGAGCAAGCCCCCAGGAAAACTTGGTCAGGGGCCAAGGAATATGCGAGAGGGACGTGACCTCGGGCACGTACGGCCTCGCCGCTGCAGGCCAAGCATACTACTACCACTCCCACTGCATgcagacgacgacgacgacgcacGAGCAGGGCCACCACCTGCCGCCGCGCTCCCGGACATGGCAGCGCACACCTGCAGCAGGCGGTGGTGGCGAACAATCCGCTCGCCCCGGCTGCACGCCCGCGCCGCGGGAGCGGGAGCGGGACCTCGCCGCGCCAAGGCGTGGTCGTGGTGGTGACCTCGCACCCTACTGCGAG GAGCGGAGCGGCGAGCTAGTCCACGGCCACCACGGTGTCGCGCCGGCGAGCCACGGGAGGCcgaggggggcggcggcggagcgggccgACGGCGAGCCGTCTCTGTCGTTGACGCTGGAGCTGGACTCCGGGCGCCTCGGCGGGAGCGGCGTGGGGCAGTGCCGCACCGACGTCAGCGAGCAGGGCAGCTTCCTGACGTCGTCGTCGGCGAGTCTTGGCGGCTCCTGCTCGGGGCTGCGCCGCGGCGGAGTTAGCCTGGACCTATCCCTTTCGCTGTACAACTGA